The Musa acuminata AAA Group cultivar baxijiao chromosome BXJ2-2, Cavendish_Baxijiao_AAA, whole genome shotgun sequence genome contains the following window.
ttaaaaataattaattataaaagataaCATGTAATTAATCGTAAAGTGTCAGACGGTAAGAATCCATTGTATCTTGACGTACGACAGACAAGGCATAAGATTTCCCACCCATGCAGGATTTGAATTTAAATCTATTGGATGTTGACCGAGTCAGATCGAGTGGAGATTGAATAGCTTGTGGGTCTGACACGAGTTCTAATTTCGGCGTCCAGGTGACGGTCTGCAGGAACCCTCTCAACGATggggttcctctctctctctctctccctaatgccttttcctcttttttttttctttgtgactTTCCACTTTATCATACTTTTTGAACTTCTATACGTTCTGACTTGAGAATTAGAGGAGGATAGGATAATTCGTTAGAAACATCGATTCGATCATCTAAACTCTTTTAGGCTCGACATAAATAATGAGATTAATGAAGGAAGTGAAGTTGACATTCCAACTTTCTAATAAATAATTGCAAACTGAAAATGAGAATTTATTGCCCACCGTATACTTTAGTTCGCTTGACAATGAGGTACGAACTATCAGACCCGGTTTTCATGCCAACAACCAGTACTTGTGCTAATTCTAAAGCCGACATTTATTAGCTGGATTCTGTAGTCCTAATCATGTACGACCGACTGCTGTGCTCCTCCTCGTGGAACCACACAAAGTCAAGACTCCGCCGTAGGGTTTTATGGGTCAAGTCAACCGATGAGTAGGTGTCATCTCACTGGCAAAGCTTGTGGATGCACTAACTCAGCAAGCAAGGAGTAGGTTTACCGCTTATTAATGTCAGCAAATACCAATGCATGATTCCCTAAACACCGGTTTCATCAGCCATACCGTCAACCAGGAAGAACAAGTGGAAGAATGATTTATGTGACATTATTTAGACCAAGTCAAGATGGTTCATTGCCACCAGCCGCTTCCCGTCATCAACAAACGCAGATGACTACTGCTAAACAAATCTCTACTTAGCTGTATCGATCAGTGCACTAGTGCTTGTTTAATTCTGTGGTGGTTGATGCTCGCCGACCCCTCTCTCTATAAATGGAGGCTGCAGTCGGAGAGGATGAGGCAGACAAGAACTCAACACCGCTAGCACAGAAACGAGTGTTAACAGATGGAGTccagcttcctcctcctccgcctcgtcCTGTTGGCCTCGGCGTTGACTCTCGGTGCTTGCAATGCCGGTTGCCCATCTGCAGGCCTCAAGCCAAACTTCTACGGGAGCAGTTGTCCCAACGCCGAGCAGATCGTGCAGACCATAATATATAAGGAAGCGGAGAAGAACCCCATACTGCCTGCCAAATTGCTGAGAATGTTCTTCCATGACTGCTTCGTTAGGGTACGTTGTAGATGTGCTTCCATGGCATTTTATCTCCTTATAACTACTCTGCTTGCTTCGTGCATGTATATAGGGTTGTGATGCTTCGCTGCTACTGAACTCGACGTCAGAGAGCACTGCAGAAAAGGATGCTCCCCCTAACCTATCACTGGCAGGATTCGAGGTGATCGACATGGTGAAGGAAGCACTTGAGCAGGCTTGCCCGGGGACGGTCTCCTGCGCCGATATCGTTGCGTTGGCCGCGAGAGACTCGGTCTCATTCCCAGTAAGTAGAATGCAACAGTGCATCGACGTCGTTCTTATTCGTGGCGCCTAAGTAGAAGAAGTATGCATCTATCTGCAGTTCGGGAAGTCCCTCTGGGATGTGAAGACCGGAAGAAGAGACGGTAACGTGTCGCTGCTATCTGAGGCTCTGGTCAACATCCCCAGGCCTACCTCCAACTTCACCACGCTCGTCCGGAGTTTTGCCAATAAGAGTCTCGGTGTCGAGGATCTCGTCATCTTGTCAGGTACAAGAAATGGACGTCGAGCTGATGCGATGAGCATACGAGGTTTGAACTCGTGCATGGTTCTTATCGTTTTGCAGGTGCACACACCATCGGCGTGGGGCACTGCAACTTATTCGCCGAGAGGCTTTACAACTTCACCGGCCAAGGCGACTCCGACCCGTCGCTTGATCCAGCCTACGCAGCGTTCCTGAGGACTAAGTGCAGCCCTACTGACAACACCACGACGGTCATCATGGATCCCGGCAGCGGCCTCAAGTTTGACAGCCATTACTACGTGAACCTGAAGCAGAACAAGGGGCTGTTCCAGTCCGACGCGGTCCTCCTCACCGATGGCGCCGCG
Protein-coding sequences here:
- the LOC135604924 gene encoding peroxidase 24-like, which codes for MESSFLLLRLVLLASALTLGACNAGCPSAGLKPNFYGSSCPNAEQIVQTIIYKEAEKNPILPAKLLRMFFHDCFVRGCDASLLLNSTSESTAEKDAPPNLSLAGFEVIDMVKEALEQACPGTVSCADIVALAARDSVSFPFGKSLWDVKTGRRDGNVSLLSEALVNIPRPTSNFTTLVRSFANKSLGVEDLVILSGAHTIGVGHCNLFAERLYNFTGQGDSDPSLDPAYAAFLRTKCSPTDNTTTVIMDPGSGLKFDSHYYVNLKQNKGLFQSDAVLLTDGAASKVVDAMVDFGAFIAAFRNSITKMGDVGVLTGKEGEIRKHCRFVN